GCAGGCCGATCAGGATTCGCCTCCTTTACCCACGCAGGCCGAGCAGCGCCAGCACCCCGAACCCGACGATGATCGCGCCTGAGAGTCGGTTGATCCACCAGAGATGACGCAGGTCGAGTCGTGTTCTCAGCAGGCCCATGCCGCCGCTTAGCAGCAGCCACCAGAGCGCCGAGCCAGTGAAAACGCCCAGCACAAGCATACTTGCTGCGGCGTA
This window of the Herpetosiphonaceae bacterium genome carries:
- a CDS encoding LysE family transporter → LAAAYTSTFVLTITNPMTIIAFLAIFAGLGIATTARDYAAASMLVLGVFTGSALWWLLLSGGMGLLRTRLDLRHLWWINRLSGAIIVGFGVLALLGLRG